In the Sphingobium sp. Z007 genome, ACCTTCGTTCGCTTCGAGCGAAGTCGAGAAGCGGATAGAGCCACGCCAGCGTTTTGCTTCGTTTCTCGACTTTGCTCGAAACGAACGGTTCTTTGGGGAGAGAGTAGAGCCATGACCCATAACCGCAGAGACATGATCGGCTTCACCGCCGCCGCGATCGCCGCTAGCGCAACCCCCGCCGCCGCGCAGGAGGCGAAACCCCGCTACGGCCTGATCGGCCAGATGCTGAGCCAGCCCGGCAAGCGCGACGAACTGGTCGGCTATCTGCGGGACGCGACCGGCGCGATGCCCGGTTGCCTGTCCTATATTATTGCGCTGGACAGCGCGAATCCGGACGCGATCTGGATCACCGAAGTCTGGGACAGCCAGCAAAGCCACGCCGCCTCGCTCAAACTGCCCGCCGTGCAGGCCGCCATCGCCAAGGCGCGGCCGATCATCGCGGGCTTCGGGCAGC is a window encoding:
- a CDS encoding putative quinol monooxygenase, producing MTHNRRDMIGFTAAAIAASATPAAAQEAKPRYGLIGQMLSQPGKRDELVGYLRDATGAMPGCLSYIIALDSANPDAIWITEVWDSQQSHAASLKLPAVQAAIAKARPIIAGFGQRFETVPVAGV